ATGGCGGCATGCACCATACCATGTTTGATATGAACTTCTGCCCCCATGGCTTGCAAGCCACGTACGTGGAAATCCACTGGACGGGCACCAATGGCACATCCTCCTGGCAAGGGGACTTGAGCTACACCTACCCGTGCTAGCAGCGGACCGATAATGAAAAAGCTGGCTCGCAGTCGGTTGACTAGTTCGTAGGGCGCTTGGAACTGAGTGATGTGACGAGCGTCGATGTCTAAGGCGTCTCCACTTTGGTGAATTTTGACGCCTAATGAGGTGAGGACTTCCCCCATACGTGCGGCGTCTAACAGGGAGGGAACGTTGTGCAAGCGACATGGTTGGGGACACAGAAGCGTACCTGCCATAATAGCGAGAGCGGCATTTTTAGCCCCGCTAATGCGAACGTGGCCCTCGAGAGTAGACTGACCCCATATTTCCAGAACCGATGTGTCTGGTTGTGGTGGGGGAAGCTGGTTAGCCGAGGTATTTTCAGGGGTAATGGTTCTATCCTCCAACGTGGGTTTAACAAGCGAAGCCGTACACTAGGTGCGGAATTTGGTTTTGATTGTACCCAAAAGATACGCCAAATTTAGGTGTATTTTCCGGAAAACTACCATGCGCACCCAGAATCTCGCCGTTGCTTTTCGCGATTGGCTACGTTGAGAAAATTCATTTCTGGGCTTGGGTGTTGACAAAGTTGAGCGTTTTATAGAAAATATAATGATGGACTGGACGGTAAAAATAAGCGGAACTGGCGGAATTGGTAGACGCGCTAGATTCAGGTTCTAGTGTTCGCAAGAACTTCCGGGTTCAAGTCCCGGGTTCCGCATTCTAGCCCCTGGCTGGGGAACATGGTTCTAGAAGATCGTTTTTTTGACAAGGTGGCGACGCGCGCCTATGCTATCGAGCCTGCAAAATCCCTTGGTCAAACAAATGCGCAAGTTACAGCAACCCAAGGGTCGCCGGCAGCAGGGGTGGTTTTTGTTGGAAGGCACCCATTTGCTCCAGGAAGCGATCGCGTTTCGCTATCCTTTGGCGGTGGTGTGTGCGACGGCGCAGTGGCAGGAAAATCACCCGCATCTGTGGCAGCAACTGGTGGCTGGAACGGCGCGGGTGGAGACGGTTTCGGAGGCGGTTCTCGAAGCGATCGCGACCACCGTCCATCCCGACGGCATTGTTGCTGCTGCTTCCCCCAAATATCGACCCATGGCTACCTTACCGATTCCTGGTATAGGGGTGGTACTGGAAACCATTCAAGACCCTGGCAATTTGGGGACCATCATTCGTACTGCTGCTGCCACCGAAGCTGCCGGCCTTTGGTTGAGTGGCGATAGCGTTGACTGCGAACATCCCAAAGTTTTGCGCGCCACCGCCGGTCAGTGGTTTCGTTTGCCCATGCGTGTCAGCGAGAATTTGGTGGAAACCCTCCAATCGGCCAGACAGCAAGGCATGCAAATTGTGGCTACCACCGCGGGTGCCAAGCATACTTACTGGGAAATTGACTATACACAGCCCACTTTGGTACTTTTGGGCAACGAAGGGGCAGGATTGTCTGCCGAACTGCAAGCGATCGCCCACTGGCAGGTAAAAATTCCCCTATCTGCCGCTGTGGAATCTCTAAACGTTGCGATCGCCACTGCCCTAATTTTGTATGAAGGAAAGCGACAAAAACAGAACCGCTAACCAACGGTCCCCCCAGAAAAAATCAATTTTTTTTTAATTTCATTGCTACCTTCTCGCTGCCATATTGATAGATTGTTGGTTGCTACCGACAAGTGGCAAGAAAGCGGGAAACCAATCATTCTTGCCCCTGCCTCAAAGAACGCATATACGCATCAATATCAGCGGCTGCCTCTTCCAAAGCCTGCAAACTAAACTCCGCTGTTTCCGGTTGGTCAGAATCCTCTGGTATCGGGGAATCAAAAGCTTCCGAAGCCGACGGATCTTCGGGGTCGCTGTCTTCTGGTTCTTGGCAGCCTAACTGATATTCCAGTTGGTCGAGGGACTGCCGAAATTCATCTTCAGCAGTCCGACGCGTATAGGAATTCTCTGGGAATTCGCCATCATAACGATCTTCTGGTATAGCCATAAAGCAAATGCGTCCAGCTTTATAATTGCTGCTTCTATTATTGTAAGGTTTCCACAAATTGAAGAATTAGCGACAAAAAATCAGTTGATATGCAAAGATTTGTTTCCCACTAGTGCAATTCTATAGCAATTGAGAGACTTCCTGGTCCAGTATTCCCACAATCAATCGTTGTTTGTGTATCCATGGAAACAACATGGTAGAATAAGCGGAAATTCCCTTCCGATTCCCCGGTAAAAAGCGCGATCGCGTTGGGGAAGGGAAGAAAAAGGGGCAGCAGCGCGTTACGAGGAGATTGCCGTGACTTTTGATTACGACCTTGTCATTATTGGAGCTGGCGTAGGCGGCCATGGTGCTGCCTTGCATGCTGTGGAGTGCGGTTTGAAGACCGCCGTTGTAGAAGCAGCAGAAATGGGAGGAACTTGCGTCAACCGTGGATGCGTGCCCTCCAAAGCTTTGCTCTCCGCATCCGGTCGCGTACGAGAATTACAAGATGCCCAGCACATGCAAGAATTGGGCATTCAAGTAGGTCATGTTAGCTTCGACCGTCAAGCAATCGCGGACCACGCTCAAAATTTAGCCGGTAAAATTCGCGGCGATTTAAGCAAAAGTTTGGAACGCCTGGGCGTTGATGTAATTCGCGGACGGGGGCAAGTGACCGGCGAACAGCAAGTAACGGTGGCTACCCAATCAGGCGATCGCACCGTGAGCGCTCGGGATATTATTTTAGCCACGGGGTCGATTCCGTTCGTACCTCCGGGGATTGAGTTGGACGGCAAAACGGTCTTTACCAGCGACCAGGCCTTGAAATTGGAATGGCTGCCTTCCTGGATTGCAATTATTGGCAGCGGTTACATCGGTTTGGAGTTTGCCGATATTTATACCGCTTTGGGCTCGGAAATTACCATGGTAGAAGCCCTGGACCGCCTCATGCCTACTTTTGACCCCGATATTGCCAAACATGCCCAGCGCGTTTTAATCAAACCGAGAGATATTGAAACCCGCGTTGCCAAACTCGCCAAAAAAGTCACCCCCGGGTCGCCGGTGGCGATCGAATTGGCAGATGCACAAACCAAAGAAGTGGAAGAGGTATTGGAAGTAGACGCCTGTTTGGTGGCTACCGGTCGCCTGCCCGATACCAAGGATTTGGGATTGGAATCGGTGGGTGTAGAAACGGACAAGCGCGGTTTTATTCCAGTGAACGATTATTTGGGCGTGGTGAACAATGGCGAAACCGTTCCCCATTTATGGGCGATTGGGGATGCCACGGGGAAAATGATGCTGGCTCATACGGCTTCTTCCCAAGGGGTAGCGGTGGTAGAAACCATTTGCGGTCGCGATCGCACAGTGGACTATCGCAGCATTCCCGCAGCCGCCTTTACCCACCCCGAAATTGGGTTTGTGGGACTGACCGAACCCGATGCCAAAGA
Above is a window of Geitlerinema sp. PCC 9228 DNA encoding:
- a CDS encoding RNA methyltransferase — encoded protein: MLSSLQNPLVKQMRKLQQPKGRRQQGWFLLEGTHLLQEAIAFRYPLAVVCATAQWQENHPHLWQQLVAGTARVETVSEAVLEAIATTVHPDGIVAAASPKYRPMATLPIPGIGVVLETIQDPGNLGTIIRTAAATEAAGLWLSGDSVDCEHPKVLRATAGQWFRLPMRVSENLVETLQSARQQGMQIVATTAGAKHTYWEIDYTQPTLVLLGNEGAGLSAELQAIAHWQVKIPLSAAVESLNVAIATALILYEGKRQKQNR
- the lpdA gene encoding dihydrolipoyl dehydrogenase; translated protein: MAVTFDYDLVIIGAGVGGHGAALHAVECGLKTAVVEAAEMGGTCVNRGCVPSKALLSASGRVRELQDAQHMQELGIQVGHVSFDRQAIADHAQNLAGKIRGDLSKSLERLGVDVIRGRGQVTGEQQVTVATQSGDRTVSARDIILATGSIPFVPPGIELDGKTVFTSDQALKLEWLPSWIAIIGSGYIGLEFADIYTALGSEITMVEALDRLMPTFDPDIAKHAQRVLIKPRDIETRVAKLAKKVTPGSPVAIELADAQTKEVEEVLEVDACLVATGRLPDTKDLGLESVGVETDKRGFIPVNDYLGVVNNGETVPHLWAIGDATGKMMLAHTASSQGVAVVETICGRDRTVDYRSIPAAAFTHPEIGFVGLTEPDAKEVGKTEGFDVGSVRSYFRANSKALADGDAEGLAKLIYRKDTGEVLGAHIVGPHASDLIQEAAHAIANRQSVKDLAFLVHTHPTLSEVLDEAYKRARASL